The genome window ATAATGCAATGCCATATTCATTAGCTGCTTGGATAATATCCTCATCTCTTATGCTTCCACCTGGCTCGATAATGGCTTTTACTCCGATTTTGCTAGCCTCATCAATGCTATCTCTAAAAGGAAAAAATGCTTCACTTGCTAAAACGCAACCTTGCAAATCAAGCCCCATTTCTTTTGCCTTGCTAATAGCTGCTTTAGCCGCATCAATACGACTTGTCATACCCATGCCAATAGCTACCATAGCACCATTTTTTACATATACTACGTTGTTTGACTTGGTGAATGCGGCAATTTTCATAGCTATTTCAAGGTCTTTTAATTCTTCTTCGCTCGCTTTTCTTTCGCTTTTTAAAACCGCATTTTTTAGCTCATCTTCTTTAACTTCGTCACTATCTTGATATACGAAGCCACCATCAATATGCTTGAAGTCGTATTTGTCGTAAGCTCTAGTTAAAAATGGTGCTTTTTGTGTGAAAATTTTAATACGTTTTTTATCTTTAAATACTTCCAATGCTTCATCATCTACATTTGCAGCAATGATTACTTCGATATAAATTTCATTAATTTTTTGTGCTAATTCTTTATCTAAGGTTCCATTGATCGCAACAACTCCGCCATAAGCACTTAAGGTGTCACATTTTAATGCGTGGATGTAACTTTGAAGTAGATTTTCTTTTATAGCAAAACCACAGGCATTGGCGTGTTTTACAATTGCCACTGCAGGGGCTTTATCAAAAGCGCTTGCTAAGTTTAAAGCCGCATTGATATCGGTTAGGTTGTTAAAACTTGCTTCGCCTTTTAAGGTTGTAAAATTATGTGTGAAAAAGTCATCAAATTCATACAAAGCACCTTTTTGATGAGGATTTTCTCCGTATTTTGTATCAAAAACTTTCTGTCCTACGATAAATTTACTTGCCCCAAAGCCACCATTGAAGCGCTCATTCATGTAGTTTGCTATATATGCATCATAATTTGCAGTATGCTCGTATGCTTTGATCATTAAAGATCTTCTAAAATCAAGATCTAAGGTATTTTCTTTTAAAGCTTGAATGATTTTGTCATAATCTAAAATATCACAAACAACAATGACATTTTTAAAGTTTTTTGCACCACTGCGTATCATTGCTGGGCCGCCAATGTCAATATTTTCAACAATCTCATCAAAATCTTGTGTCATAATGGTTGTTTTTTTAAAAGGATATAAATTTACGCACAGCAAATCAATGCTTTCGATGTGATGTTCTTTGGCTTGTTTTTGATGATTTTCATCTTCTCTTTTATATAAAATTCCGCCATGAATTTTTGGATGTAAGGTTTTTACACGCCCTTCAAACATTTCTGGGCTTTGAGTAAAATCACTTACTTCTTGCACTTGTAGGTTGTTTTCTTTTAAAAGTTTATATGTACCACCAGTAGATAAAAGTTCAAAACCTAGCTTTGCAAGTTCGCTTGCAAATTCTACAACACCTTCTTTGTCGCTTACACTAATGAGTGCTTTCATTTAGTTTTTCCTTTCTATGTATTGTTTTAAAAATTCATAAGATTCGTTAACTTCTTGAAATTTTTTTACACCTTCTTTTATTTTGGCTTCATCGCTGTGATTAGCATTTAAAATATCAGGATGGTATTTTTTAGCAAGTTCTCTATAACGTTTTTTCAGTTCTTGTAATGTTATATTTTCATTTACTCCTAAAATTTTACATGCTTTTTGTAAATTCATGTTTGAATTTTGAGTTTTCATGGAATTTAAAAGCTTATCAAGTAAATTTGCATCTAGTCCAAAAGCTCGTATGATAGACATTAAAACTTCTTTTTTTGCATGATTGACTTCTCCGTCTATTAAAGCCATTGCAACTAAAACATTAAAAATATTAATTCGTTCTTGCTGTGGTAAAGGCACTTCTTTGATAAGTTCTTTGGCTACTTCATAAGTATCATTTAAAGTGTTTTTGTGTTCATTGAAGCACTGTTTTAAAAATTCTCTTTCTTTTGAATCTTTGGCATTATAATCAAGAATTTGTGAAATCATATTGGCTTCGTTTTCACTTACCCTGCCATCGCTTTTTGCGATTTTTGCTAAAAGTGCTATAACATAGTAGTTTAGTCTTCTTTTAAAACCATCAATTCTTTCTTCATGGTAGCCTTGTTTAAAGCCTTGAGAAAAGCTTTTGGCTCCTTTTTTAAAAGAGCCCAAAAGATCATCTTTTCCCCATGTTTTATAATACCAATAAAATGCCAAAATTGCTAATATTAATAAAACAAAAAGCATTTTTATCCTAAATATTCATTAAATTTATCAAAATAAATTGCTTGTAGTTTTGCTAAAGATATCTTAATTTCATCTAAAATGAAATCTTTTTCATTTAAATTTCCAAGTTTTGTAAATTTAATTCCCATTTCATTTACAAATTTAATAAATTTTTCTTCATCTTTAACACCTACTAT of Campylobacter sp. 2014D-0216 contains these proteins:
- the purH gene encoding bifunctional phosphoribosylaminoimidazolecarboxamide formyltransferase/IMP cyclohydrolase, giving the protein MKALISVSDKEGVVEFASELAKLGFELLSTGGTYKLLKENNLQVQEVSDFTQSPEMFEGRVKTLHPKIHGGILYKREDENHQKQAKEHHIESIDLLCVNLYPFKKTTIMTQDFDEIVENIDIGGPAMIRSGAKNFKNVIVVCDILDYDKIIQALKENTLDLDFRRSLMIKAYEHTANYDAYIANYMNERFNGGFGASKFIVGQKVFDTKYGENPHQKGALYEFDDFFTHNFTTLKGEASFNNLTDINAALNLASAFDKAPAVAIVKHANACGFAIKENLLQSYIHALKCDTLSAYGGVVAINGTLDKELAQKINEIYIEVIIAANVDDEALEVFKDKKRIKIFTQKAPFLTRAYDKYDFKHIDGGFVYQDSDEVKEDELKNAVLKSERKASEEELKDLEIAMKIAAFTKSNNVVYVKNGAMVAIGMGMTSRIDAAKAAISKAKEMGLDLQGCVLASEAFFPFRDSIDEASKIGVKAIIEPGGSIRDEDIIQAANEYGIALYFSGVRHFLH
- a CDS encoding DnaJ domain-containing protein, producing MLFVLLILAILAFYWYYKTWGKDDLLGSFKKGAKSFSQGFKQGYHEERIDGFKRRLNYYVIALLAKIAKSDGRVSENEANMISQILDYNAKDSKEREFLKQCFNEHKNTLNDTYEVAKELIKEVPLPQQERINIFNVLVAMALIDGEVNHAKKEVLMSIIRAFGLDANLLDKLLNSMKTQNSNMNLQKACKILGVNENITLQELKKRYRELAKKYHPDILNANHSDEAKIKEGVKKFQEVNESYEFLKQYIERKN